Proteins co-encoded in one Micropterus dolomieu isolate WLL.071019.BEF.003 ecotype Adirondacks linkage group LG19, ASM2129224v1, whole genome shotgun sequence genomic window:
- the thg1l gene encoding probable tRNA(His) guanylyltransferase isoform X4 codes for MVKVMSSALFSRGPPPCLRGEPGFDGRVVLYPSNRNLRDYLSWRQADCHINNLYNTVFWTLVQNGGLTTAQAEDRLKGTLAADKNEILFSEFDINYNNESALHKKGTTLIWEKREETVTKRMKLPNEEEKDVPVTRSRRRVQAYHCDIIGDQFWEEHPDILEDDNC; via the exons ATGGTCAAAGTGATGAGTTCAGCTTTGTTTTCAAGAGGACCTCCACCTTGTTTAAGAGGAGAGCCAG GTTTTGATGGACGTGTGGTCCTGTATCCGAGCAACCGCAACCTCAGAGACTACCTCAGCTGGAGGCAAGCAGATT GTCACATTAATAATTTGTACAACACAGTATTTTGGACATTAGTACAGAATGGAGGACTCACCACAGCCCAAGCAGAGGATCGCTTAAAG GGAACATTAGCTGCAGACAAAAATGAGATCCTGTTCTCTGAGTTTGATATCAACTACAACAATGAATCTGCCCTCCACAAGAAAGGCACCACTCTCATCTGGGAAAAA CGAGAAGAAACTGTCACTAAACGCATGAAGCTGCCAAATGAAGAGGAGAAGGACGTGCCCGTGACTCGCAGCAGGAGGAGGGTGCAGGCCTACCACTGTGACATTATAGGGGACCAGTTCTGGGAGGAACACCCAGACATCCTGGAGGATGACAACTGCTAA
- the thg1l gene encoding probable tRNA(His) guanylyltransferase isoform X1, whose product MLIGKACRFGGRVRSCVVKSLVRLFTSSSNMAKSKFEYVRNFETDDTCLRNCYIVVRLDGRNFHKFAEQHKFTKPNDNRALGLMTQSARSVMAELEDIVIAYGQSDEFSFVFKRTSTLFKRRASKLMTHVASQFSSSYVFYWKEFFGEQPLLYPPGFDGRVVLYPSNRNLRDYLSWRQADCHINNLYNTVFWTLVQNGGLTTAQAEDRLKGTLAADKNEILFSEFDINYNNESALHKKGTTLIWEKREETVTKRMKLPNEEEKDVPVTRSRRRVQAYHCDIIGDQFWEEHPDILEDDNC is encoded by the exons ATGCTGATTGGAAAAGCCTGCAGATTTGGTGGACGTGTCAGGTCTTGCGTAGTCAAATCCTTGGTCCGTCTTTTTACCAGTTCCAGCAACATGGCAAAGAGCAAGTTTGAGTACGTCCGCAACTTTGAAACAGATGACACATGTCTAAGAAACTGCTACATTGTTGTGAGACTGGATGGGCGCAACTTCCACAA GTTTGCAGAGCAGCACAAGTTTACAAAGCCCAATGATAACAGGGCGTTGGGCCTGATGACCCAGAGTGCACGCTCTGTCATGGCAGAACTCGAGGATATTGTCATCGCTTATGGTCAAAGTGATGAGTTCAGCTTTGTTTTCAAGAGGACCTCCACCTTGTTTAAGAGGAGAGCCAG TAAGCTCATGACCCATGTGGCCTCCCAGTTCTCCTCCTCATATGTGTTTTACTGGAAGGAGTTTTTCGGGGAACAGCCCCTCTTGTACCCCCCAGGTTTTGATGGACGTGTGGTCCTGTATCCGAGCAACCGCAACCTCAGAGACTACCTCAGCTGGAGGCAAGCAGATT GTCACATTAATAATTTGTACAACACAGTATTTTGGACATTAGTACAGAATGGAGGACTCACCACAGCCCAAGCAGAGGATCGCTTAAAG GGAACATTAGCTGCAGACAAAAATGAGATCCTGTTCTCTGAGTTTGATATCAACTACAACAATGAATCTGCCCTCCACAAGAAAGGCACCACTCTCATCTGGGAAAAA CGAGAAGAAACTGTCACTAAACGCATGAAGCTGCCAAATGAAGAGGAGAAGGACGTGCCCGTGACTCGCAGCAGGAGGAGGGTGCAGGCCTACCACTGTGACATTATAGGGGACCAGTTCTGGGAGGAACACCCAGACATCCTGGAGGATGACAACTGCTAA
- the lsm11 gene encoding U7 snRNA-associated Sm-like protein LSm11 — protein MEERERTNVKPDLKETTAATCSSATTVPEHEPETEREAGDSDAAKIDVCSESFDPLLALYSPTVPLPFPNIKCFNNVSEYESFLKGGRGRAKPENVEKKRQKAMKGVADPERIERLKKLMVNNPVPTEEEGESSRTPQRKRQKPQKNVLSRMPLCKGSPLGELYRCVEERIRVKVHIRTFKGLRGVCSGFVVAFDKFWNMAMVDVDETYREPLLGEAFYHEKALTISRLFEKLKLQESSAGDEPAKREAGETASKQQPANPKDPSAHHTCKGGHSRTKSKLSDTVKTKHDKHTVSLKAPGPEGCQKKDSQMYGKVHTRHINQLFIRGENVILVNPQPL, from the exons atggaggagagggaaagaACTAATGTTAAACCAGACCTTAAAGAAACGACAGCTGCAACCTGCTCGAGTGCGACAACAGTACCGGAGCATGAACCGGAGACAGAGCGTGAAGCTGGGGACTCTGACGCGGCTAAAATAGATGTCTGCTCGGAAAGCTTCGACCCGCTCTTGGCCTTGTACTCGCCGACTGTACCGCTTCCTTTCCCAAATATCAAGTGCTTCAACAATGTGTCAGAGTACGAGAGCTTTCTGAAGGGCGGCCGGGGAAGAGCCAAGCCGGAGAATGTGGAGAAAAAGCGGCAGAAGGCGATGAAAGGGGTGGCGGACCCGGAGCGCATAGAAAGGCTGAAGAAGCTCATGGTGAACAACCCGGTGCCAacggaggaggagggggagagcaGCCGCACCCCGCAGAGAAAGAGGCAGAAGCCACAGAAAAATGTCTTGTCAAGGATGCCCT TATGTAAAGGCAGTCCACTGGGGGAGCTGTACCGATGTGTTGAGGAGAGGATAAGGGTCAAAGTTCACATCAGGACCTTTAAGGGACTGAGGGGAGTGTGCTCCGGCTTTGTGGTTGCCTTTGACAAGTTTTGGAACATG GCAATGGTTGACGTAGATGAGACATACAGGGAGCCTCTGCTTGGAGAAGCATTCTACCATGAGAAGGCCCTCACTATTTCACGG CTCTTCGAGAAGCTGAAGCTCCAGGAGAGCTCAGCGGGTGACGAGCCAGCAAAGCGCGAAGCCGGAGAAACAGCCAGCAAACAGCAGCCTGCAAACCCAAAAGACCCGTCTGCTCACCATACTTGCAAGGGAGGGCACAGCAGGACAAAGTCCAAGCTGTCAGACACGGTTAAAACAAAACACGATAAACACACAGTCTCGCTGAAGGCCCCGGGTCCAGAGGGCTGTCAGAAGAAAGACTCCCAGATGTATGGCAAGGTCCATACACGCCACATCAACCAGCTTTTCATCCGGGGTGAGAACGTCATCCTGGTGAACCCACAGCCACtctga
- the thg1l gene encoding probable tRNA(His) guanylyltransferase isoform X3 — protein MLIGKACRFGGRVRSCVVKSLVRLFTSSSNMAKSKFEYVRNFETDDTCLRNCYIVVRLDGRNFHKFAEQHKFTKPNDNRALGLMTQSARSVMAELEDIVIAYGQSDEFSFVFKRTSTLFKRRASKLMTHVASQFSSSYVFYWKEFFGEQPLLYPPGFDGRVVLYPSNRNLRDYLSWRQADCHINNLYNTVFWTLVQNGGLTTAQAEDRLKLGLAPAPRDPVRRING, from the exons ATGCTGATTGGAAAAGCCTGCAGATTTGGTGGACGTGTCAGGTCTTGCGTAGTCAAATCCTTGGTCCGTCTTTTTACCAGTTCCAGCAACATGGCAAAGAGCAAGTTTGAGTACGTCCGCAACTTTGAAACAGATGACACATGTCTAAGAAACTGCTACATTGTTGTGAGACTGGATGGGCGCAACTTCCACAA GTTTGCAGAGCAGCACAAGTTTACAAAGCCCAATGATAACAGGGCGTTGGGCCTGATGACCCAGAGTGCACGCTCTGTCATGGCAGAACTCGAGGATATTGTCATCGCTTATGGTCAAAGTGATGAGTTCAGCTTTGTTTTCAAGAGGACCTCCACCTTGTTTAAGAGGAGAGCCAG TAAGCTCATGACCCATGTGGCCTCCCAGTTCTCCTCCTCATATGTGTTTTACTGGAAGGAGTTTTTCGGGGAACAGCCCCTCTTGTACCCCCCAGGTTTTGATGGACGTGTGGTCCTGTATCCGAGCAACCGCAACCTCAGAGACTACCTCAGCTGGAGGCAAGCAGATT GTCACATTAATAATTTGTACAACACAGTATTTTGGACATTAGTACAGAATGGAGGACTCACCACAGCCCAAGCAGAGGATCGCTTAAAG ctgggattggctccagccccccgcgaccctgtacgcaggataaacggttga
- the thg1l gene encoding probable tRNA(His) guanylyltransferase isoform X2, giving the protein MAKSKFEYVRNFETDDTCLRNCYIVVRLDGRNFHKFAEQHKFTKPNDNRALGLMTQSARSVMAELEDIVIAYGQSDEFSFVFKRTSTLFKRRASKLMTHVASQFSSSYVFYWKEFFGEQPLLYPPGFDGRVVLYPSNRNLRDYLSWRQADCHINNLYNTVFWTLVQNGGLTTAQAEDRLKGTLAADKNEILFSEFDINYNNESALHKKGTTLIWEKREETVTKRMKLPNEEEKDVPVTRSRRRVQAYHCDIIGDQFWEEHPDILEDDNC; this is encoded by the exons ATGGCAAAGAGCAAGTTTGAGTACGTCCGCAACTTTGAAACAGATGACACATGTCTAAGAAACTGCTACATTGTTGTGAGACTGGATGGGCGCAACTTCCACAA GTTTGCAGAGCAGCACAAGTTTACAAAGCCCAATGATAACAGGGCGTTGGGCCTGATGACCCAGAGTGCACGCTCTGTCATGGCAGAACTCGAGGATATTGTCATCGCTTATGGTCAAAGTGATGAGTTCAGCTTTGTTTTCAAGAGGACCTCCACCTTGTTTAAGAGGAGAGCCAG TAAGCTCATGACCCATGTGGCCTCCCAGTTCTCCTCCTCATATGTGTTTTACTGGAAGGAGTTTTTCGGGGAACAGCCCCTCTTGTACCCCCCAGGTTTTGATGGACGTGTGGTCCTGTATCCGAGCAACCGCAACCTCAGAGACTACCTCAGCTGGAGGCAAGCAGATT GTCACATTAATAATTTGTACAACACAGTATTTTGGACATTAGTACAGAATGGAGGACTCACCACAGCCCAAGCAGAGGATCGCTTAAAG GGAACATTAGCTGCAGACAAAAATGAGATCCTGTTCTCTGAGTTTGATATCAACTACAACAATGAATCTGCCCTCCACAAGAAAGGCACCACTCTCATCTGGGAAAAA CGAGAAGAAACTGTCACTAAACGCATGAAGCTGCCAAATGAAGAGGAGAAGGACGTGCCCGTGACTCGCAGCAGGAGGAGGGTGCAGGCCTACCACTGTGACATTATAGGGGACCAGTTCTGGGAGGAACACCCAGACATCCTGGAGGATGACAACTGCTAA